CCTAATCCCCTCAAccttcccccgtcccccccttcccctccctccctcccttcccctcccttcccccccccttcccctccctcccttcccctccctccccccccccctcccctcctctcccttcacctctcccctcccctcctcccctcccctggacgAGGTGCCAAAAAGCTTCATTTTGCTGTTCAACCGTAAAagggaagttgtgtgtgtgttattgtggtcACAGGGGAAACTACAGTTAATACTGGCATTTGTGACACATGTCCTAAACAGAGCCACAGAGGTTCCTGTAAGAGACAGGTCACctggggggtgcggggggggggggtgggggtgttcatTCATACAACAACAAACTGGAGACTTCAGTTAGaacactccctcccttcccatccctccctcccttccttccttcccctccctccctcccctcccctcccctccctccctccctccctccctccctccttcccctcccctcccctcccctcccctcccctccctcccctccctccctccctccctccctcccttccttccttcccctccctccctccctccctccttcccctccctccctccctcctctccacagatgCTTGGCTGCCCAGCAGGCCAGTGGGTGTGGCTTGCATGATCACAGGTAAATATACCTAGAGAAGTGAATCTCTGGGACCAATTTATTCTGTGTGATGTCATGATGTGGTTTGTACAGTAACCCACTCatacacatccatacacacacacacacatacaaacacacacatacaaatacacacataaatacacacagacaaagataGTCCCAAAGGAATGTAACTGTTTTGAGCCTTATTATTTTGACTTCTTAAGGAAGCTGTGTTCGTTGAGAGATCCGCGCCCCTGTAGTCGTTCTAGCCAGCAACCTGGTCAAACGGTTAACGAATAtgacattatatatatataccgttTGGAACCAGAGGCTGGAGAGGTCAACTAATGGACCCGGGACAGGAGCGCGCCACTGTGTAATGGAACTGTTCCGGAGTCATTGCGGGGGTAGGGGAACGGGACCGTTGGCCCGGGCACGGTGAATACCCTTGTCTTTCGTTTCCTACCACGCTGGGCTCCGACCGGCTTGCGCAACGAGAACGAGTATCTGTGGAAAGTCTCACTCTCACGCGCCTGCTCTCGGTTCGCTGCACTTGTTGCTTCTGCTCGAGCGTGTAGTGGAGCTGGGGGAGGTACGGGAAACCCATGACTTCCGTGTTTTTCCTCTCCGGCTCGAGTATAAAACTTCTGCAATGGATAGAGGCAACAGATCACTCACAAACAAGCAAGCAGGGGTGTGGCGCGCGTGATACAACAGAAGAGACTGTAAACCTGCGGCCGTTTAATAAAATCGTActgatggagacagagaagacTCATAAACAATATTTTGTACAATAGCGAATTATTGTTTATTCCCGGTTCAATATTGGATTAATCATCCCCGTTAAGAGCTAGGTGTTCCCGGTGCACATACGGAGCAGTCTGGATATCCGACAGCAGCACGCCTCTCTCTGCAGCCCGCTGTTCGCGCTAACAGAGACTACCGGGCTTCGCATCGGCAACGAGATGGACGTAGAATCCCTGAAAAATAGCGCGAGACCCCGCGTCAGGTGCCTGGATGTGTTCCTGGTCGTGTCGGTTATCTCCCTTTTCCTCGCGGTCGTGGCCGTGGCTGGACTTGGAACGATGGCCATCTCGGAGTTGCGGTTGAGCGTGAAATCAAGGTCAAGTGTTAACGTGCAACCGTCCTGGTTGACCGAAGCCGGTTCACAGGCGAGACTGAATAGTGACTCCGGTTCAACCGTATACAAGGTGAGAGCAACGTGGGtttctagcatgtgtgtgtgtgtgtatgtgtgtgtgtggatggtgtgtgtgtgtggatgtggatgtggatgtgtgtgtgtctctggataAAAGCAACTGCTAAATAAATCACATGTAaatgcctgagagagagagagagagaatgtatgtTTGCTGCCTGATCTAACCAGTATCCTCTCTCCTTGGTTTCTCCAGATGCAGAACTTTGCCTACCTCAGAGCCTCCACCAGtaagtgtctctgtctgtctgtctgtctgtctgtttgtctctctctctctctctctctctctctctctctctctctctctctctctctgtctctctctgtgtgtctctctttccctctctatccccaaTATTGCAACAATAACACCACTATCGATAATGGGTTTTTGATGCACTGACCTGTGTTGTTTGTCTCCCCCTTCAGGCGAACCACAAAACAGCACGCTGGCGTTGTCTCCTGTAGCCTACGGCTCCGGGAGCTCTGTGGGCTCCATCTACGACTACAACACGGCCCAGAACATTCTCCGGCTCACCAGGAGCTCCTCCTACTTCCTGTACCTGGACCTGCACCTCACCTGCACGGCGCGCTGTCCCCGTGGTCACCTGACCGTCACCGTGGGCGAGCACCTCACCTGCCGGGTGGAGCTTCCGGAGTGGGCGGAGTCGACGCCGATAACCAGGAAGTGCTGGGTGGTGACCCAGATGGAAGCAGACAGTCGGTTGGTCGCCCAGATGACGGTTCCGGAGCAGGGGGCAAAGTTATGGAGGCTGGACGAGAATCATTCCGGATTGGGGATCTTCCTGGTGGACTGATTCAGAAACAGGTCCAAGTTAAGGTGCATTTGATTAAGTTCATCTGGTCACACTTGCTCAGTGTAGATGGGGGAAACTTTGTTTCTTTCACCCTGACACTCCTAgtgaaagaggccagggtgtgtAAATCGAACGAACCCAATATCGAGctgatcctcagtctgactggtgaactccaaAGAGACTGCaaatcccacaatgcactgtgTGCACTTTGACCTTTCCACCCCATG
The sequence above is a segment of the Osmerus eperlanus unplaced genomic scaffold, fOsmEpe2.1 SCAFFOLD_182, whole genome shotgun sequence genome. Coding sequences within it:
- the LOC134016152 gene encoding uncharacterized protein LOC134016152 encodes the protein MDVESLKNSARPRVRCLDVFLVVSVISLFLAVVAVAGLGTMAISELRLSVKSRSSVNVQPSWLTEAGSQARLNSDSGSTVYKMQNFAYLRASTSEPQNSTLALSPVAYGSGSSVGSIYDYNTAQNILRLTRSSSYFLYLDLHLTCTARCPRGHLTVTVGEHLTCRVELPEWAESTPITRKCWVVTQMEADSRLVAQMTVPEQGAKLWRLDENHSGLGIFLVD